In Pseudoalteromonas nigrifaciens, the sequence AGAAATGGTAGTGCCTTTTATGGCTCTTGCTTATTTACTAGTGGCTTTGTACGTTTGTGCTTTAAATTACTCAGAGCTACCTGGTGTTTTTATGCATGTTATAAATAGTGCATTTGGCATTGAGCAAGCAGGCGCAGGCGCAATTGGCTACGGCGTTATGCAAGCGATGATCCAAGGCATTAAACGTGGCTTGTTCTCAAACGAAGCGGGTATGGGTAGCGCTGCTAACGCAGCTGCAACAGCAACACCTAACCCTCCCCACCCTGCCTCACAAGGGTATGTGCAAATGTTAGGCGTTTTTGTTGATACTATTGTAATTTGTAGCGCTACTGCGGCATTAATTTTATTATCACAACAACTTACTGCTGGCTCTGGTTTAACGGGCATAGCTTTAACTCAAGCAGCACTTGAGGAGCATGTAGGTAGTTGGGGTGCAATATTCGTTGCGATTGCTATTTTATTCTTTGCTTTCACATCTATTGTTGCTAATTACTCTTATGCAGAAACAAATTTATTATTTTTAGAGCATAACCATGCATACGGCATGTTGATTTTTAGATTGTTAGTATTAGGTATGGTGATGTTTGGCGCTATGGGTGAGCTACCATTAGTGTGGACTTTAGCTGATATATCTATGGGGTTAATGGCTATTGTGAACGTTATAGCATTATTTATGTTGTCAGGCGTAGTTGTTTGGCTTGCTAAAGACTACAACACGCAACGTCGTGCTGGGAAGTTACCAACCTTCGATCCAACTAAAAATAAGCATCTTGATAAAACAAT encodes:
- a CDS encoding alanine/glycine:cation symporter family protein, with protein sequence MTDIINSISSLLWGHVLVYLLIAAGLFFTIRLRFIQFVQFPHMIKVMFLSRRGSGDGISSFQAFCTSLAARVGTGNMAGVAVALYLGGAGAIFWMWLIALIGMATSFAESTLAQAYKTRDEQGNFRGGPAYYMEYGLGKRWMGVIFSLCLILAFGFVFNAVQSNSIAAAFKVAFDIPNYVVGIALVIGSGIIIFGGLKTISRFAEMVVPFMALAYLLVALYVCALNYSELPGVFMHVINSAFGIEQAGAGAIGYGVMQAMIQGIKRGLFSNEAGMGSAANAAATATPNPPHPASQGYVQMLGVFVDTIVICSATAALILLSQQLTAGSGLTGIALTQAALEEHVGSWGAIFVAIAILFFAFTSIVANYSYAETNLLFLEHNHAYGMLIFRLLVLGMVMFGAMGELPLVWTLADISMGLMAIVNVIALFMLSGVVVWLAKDYNTQRRAGKLPTFDPTKNKHLDKTIPKGIWHK